The genomic interval atccctgggttgagatcccctggagaacgaaatggcaacccattccagtgttcttgcctgggaaatcccgtggacagaggagcctggcaggctacatacagttcgGGGGTCTCAAAAGTGAGAGATCcggcttagcaactaagcaatatGTGCTTTGAACATGGTTGACAgtcaatatatatattcttgaaatgtatgaaaatatttcttattacaaCTGTAGAATGCATGATTTCTTTGGGAATATGCTGAGAATGGGTCAAAAATGCCCAAGTAGAGATGAAACAGAACTTTTCTAAACAcaagatattaaaattaatttattgagAGCAAAATAGAAATTGCACTATGTGAGTTATGCCAATTTGTGTGAAAATTActcatgttattttcttttttcctggtaGTCACCTCCACCACATGGAACCAGGTAACAATACACAATATTCTAAATTTTTCCTTCTGGGATTCTCAGAGGATCCAGAATTGCAGCCCCTCATCTTTGGGCTTTTCCTCTCCATGTACCTGATTGCTGTGTGTGGAAACCTGCTCATTATCCTAGTCACCATCTCTGACTCCCACcttcacacccccatgtacttcttcctctccaacctgtccTTTGTAGACATCTGcttcacctccaccaccatcccaAAGATGCTGCAGAATATCCAGACCCAGAGTAAAGTCATAACCTATGAAGGCTGTATCATCCAGGTGTATTTTTACATATTCTTTGCAGGATTAGATGACTTCCTCCTgacagtgatggcctatgaccgctttgtggccatctgccaccccctGCACTACACGGTCATCATGAACCCTTGGCTCTGTGCACTGCTGGTGCTGGTGTCCTGGATGATGAGTGCTATGTATTCCTTGTTACAAAGTTTAATGGTTTTGCAACTGACCTTCTGTGGAGAGGTGGAAATTCCCCACTTTTTTTGTGAACTCAATCAGATGGTCCAACTTGCCTGTTCTGACACCTTTCTGAATGACATGGTGATGTATTTGGAATCAGTGCTTCTAGCTGGTGGGCCATTTGCTGGTATCATTTACTCTTACTCTAAAATAGTCTCTTCCATACGAAGAATCTCATCAACTCAGGGAAAGTTTAAAGCATTTTCCACTTGTGCATCTCATCTCTCAGTTgtcttattattttattgtacGAGCCTAGGGGTGTACCTTAGCTCTGCTGCTACACACAGCTCACACTCAAGTGCAACAGCCTCCGTGATGTACACTGTGGTCACACCCATGCTGAACCCATTCATCTACAGTCTGAGGAACAAAGACATAAAGAGGGCTCTGAAGAGAGTCTGTGGGATAGTAGGTATAAAGAGGCCAACTGTCCTGGGGCAGATGAAGTGCCCTTGATTGCATTGTTCAAAGCCTGAGGATCAGTAATTGTGACACTATTCTCAGTGTGGAATAAAATTTGCTCCTTCTACTTATTTCCTTGGAtatccatttttataaaaattcaacATTTCTATACAATCTGTTACTCACTTTATATTAgactttcttttcattctatcatttaggtatttttttaaagttgtgcttttttctacttcaaaattttccaaactTTGGATATGAAATATTTggacatttctattttttatggAGTGACATGAGGAATAATACTTTCTTAAATGACAAATGTCATCCGGAGTAATTTTTGCCTTGCATTCTGGTAAAAATTGTCATGAGATATATTACTCATGTAAAAAAGTGTACAAGTGAAATCCAAGGCAATTTATATAATTCTATAAAAGGGTTGACTGAATCATAGGGTGTGGACCTATGGATAAGGAGGGTTGATTGCAATGTTATAGGCAGATTTTCAACGCACAAGGAGCCATTGCTCCAAACTCTGCATTATTCTAGGATCAAA from Dama dama isolate Ldn47 chromosome 9, ASM3311817v1, whole genome shotgun sequence carries:
- the LOC133061603 gene encoding olfactory receptor 7A17-like, which translates into the protein MEPGNNTQYSKFFLLGFSEDPELQPLIFGLFLSMYLIAVCGNLLIILVTISDSHLHTPMYFFLSNLSFVDICFTSTTIPKMLQNIQTQSKVITYEGCIIQVYFYIFFAGLDDFLLTVMAYDRFVAICHPLHYTVIMNPWLCALLVLVSWMMSAMYSLLQSLMVLQLTFCGEVEIPHFFCELNQMVQLACSDTFLNDMVMYLESVLLAGGPFAGIIYSYSKIVSSIRRISSTQGKFKAFSTCASHLSVVLLFYCTSLGVYLSSAATHSSHSSATASVMYTVVTPMLNPFIYSLRNKDIKRALKRVCGIVGIKRPTVLGQMKCP